Within uncultured Methanoregula sp., the genomic segment AGAACTCATATGCGTCGCGACATCATCGGGTATATCTTCCAGAAATTTTACTTAATTCCCCTCCTTTCGGCATACGAGAACGTGGAATACCCGCTCATCCTCAAGTATAAGAAAAGGGACACGACGGGTAAAGCCACTGCCCTCTTGGAAGCCGTAGGCATTGACAGGGAAATGAGTGCCCACCGCCCAACCCAGCTTTCCGGCGGGCAACAGCAACGCGTGGCGGTGGCCCGTGCCCTGGTAAATGACCCGAAAATCCTCCTCTGTGATGAACCGACGGGAAATCTCGACCGGAAGACCGGTACCCAGATCATGGATATTCTCTGTGGCCTGCACAAAGAGGGAAAGACGGTCATCATCGTAACCCATGATCCCAAGATTGCAGAATATGCCCACCGTACGATACGGCTTGAAGACGGGAGGATTGCAGAATCATGAAAGATATCTTCTTCGACCTGTCAGTAAGGAGTGTCAGGCTGAATTACCTGCGTTCGATCCTGGCGTCCATCGGTATTGTTATCGGCGTTATTGCCATCTCCACGATGGGAATGCTCGGAACCAACATGCAGTTGCAGACAAAAGACCAGCTGTCAGCCGGCGCAAATACCATTGTCATCACGCCGGATGCAGTCAGGATGGGTCCGCCGGGGTCCAGTTCCTCCTCCTCCTCTGCGTCATCGGTAATAACCAAGGCCCAGTTGAGCAAGATCAAGGTTGCCGCGGGAGCAAATGCCAGTAATGTTGTCCCAGTTTACTCGACAAATACGGAATTCACCTTGAGCTCTACCCCGGGCCGTGGAACGATCTATGGGATCAATCCCGATCAGATTACTGCGTTCCTGACAATCGAGGACGGGACCAACATCGAGGGGGTCAATGATGCCCTTGTAGGATCGACGATTGCATCGAATTTCAACCTGAAACTCGGGAGCAAGATAAAAATCGGATCCGCCAAAACCGGACGTTCGGAAGTAAAGATCGTTGGAATTCTCAAGGAACGGGGTCAGGCGGCGGACAGTGTCAGGACTGACAATGCCATCGTGGTCTCCGATGACTGGTACGTAAAAGAGTACGGCGGGGAAAATGAGTACCCCCAGGTAAACGTGATCGTGAAAGACGTTGACACAATAACAGGCACCGAACAGGTAATTGACGCGAAACTCAATACCAATGAGAAAACCCCTGTTGTGCGTGTTTCCGACGCGAGTACGATGCTGTCCAGCATCACCTCGACCCTGAGCACGATGACCACGTTCATCCTTGCAATAGGTGGCATCTCACTCCTGGTCGCGGCCACGAGCATCTTCAATGTCATGATGATGTCGGTCACTGAACGGGTTCAGGAGATCGGTATCCTCCTCTCCATAGGAACGGAAACCGGAGAGGTGCGCCGGATGTTCCTGTACGAGGCATTCATCCTCGGTATTCTCGGTGCCGTTATTGGTGGGGTCGGCAGTCTTATCATCGGATACTCGGTGGTAAGTTACATGATAGGAACAACGGAGTATTTCTTCCTGCCGGACAGCATTCTCTACGTTCCTGCGGGAATGCTTATCGGGATAATTGTCTGTGTGGTCTCCGGGCTATATCCTGCCTGGCGGGCATCGAACATGGATCCGATTGATGCTCTGAGAAGTGAATGATACACCAGGCATGCGGGATGTCACCCTCTTGCCCCACAGGCCCGGAGAACCCTGACCGGTTCCCGGGTCTGCTCCTGCCCGGGGTTCGGGCAGGATGTAACCGGTGTCCACGGGAGCATCAAATGTATTGAACCAATCTCTCCGGGACAATTTTTCTCATGCAGGAATCCGGGGGAATGCGTATCTGCATCCCGATGAGTGGCGCATGTTTTTGGATCGCAATCGATCTCCGGCAAAAAAATTTCAGCCACCCCCTCATCCCCTGCCTGAAATTTTTCAACCACCCCTTGCCTGATCGACCGGACTGCTCACGCCGGAAGAAAGGATTTATTGTTGGATAATTATCCAACAATCGGATAATTATCCAACTATTGGCAGGTTTACTAACACCTTCTGATCGCGATTCAACGATTTTCAGCAGACTTCGGTTGAAAACCTGTATGAAGCACCATCAGAATTATTGTTCATATGCTCCCCCGGGGCCTGGATCCGTGACCAAAGATCTTGTTTTCCCGAACCGATTGTGTATACTTCCTTGTTCAATTAATCCCCCTGAGAAGTCATTATTCAACGATACCCATACTGCGAATATAACATAGTCCGTGCGTATCGTATCTCATGGTGACTGCCATTCCCTGGCAATCATCCGAGGAGGAGGTGATTAACAGAAGCCCGCAGTGGGAACCCCGAAAACCAATGCCCGCCGTGTGGAACCAGACCCTTACTTAACCACCCATCCGGTGACATACGTTTGGGCATCCGGTATGACTATACAGCCCGCCGGCAAACGGGCGGGGGTCAGCACAGATATCATAAAGACTGCACAGAGATACAGGAGAGAAGAGAACCCAGATGAGGACAAAAGCATTTGATCTCATGAGAGGTATGCGGATGATGGAATTGTCCCCGGATTCTGCATCAGTTCATTCCCTGCTACACGGTGCCCGTGACCCCCACACCGGTAGCTATCCCTCTCAATTTTAGTAATCTTTTTTTTTGAGTTATCACAGGATGGGGATTTCTGTGTTCAATCCTTCAGTGAACCTGCATTTCAGATACCTGCAGGTATGACCTGAACAGAAATTCAGGTAACTGTCCGGTATACGTCACCCATGAGTTCAATTATTCCCCTTTTTGTCATATTATCTCCCTTCCCTATGTTCCGATAATAAATATCCTCATGAAAAACAGGTCATCCATGAGACAGACTATTTTTCCTGCCACATTGCCTGGATGTGTCTTAAATCTGCAGTTTTTGGATGAGGTACCATGAAGACGACACCGGCTGTGTTGGGTTTTTTAATTATCCTGGCAGCCCTCCTCGTTATCCCGGCATCTGCAGCATCAACGCCGGTTGCAGCGTTTGTCGTGAATGCAACCTCGGGGACTATACCCTGCGGGGTCCAGTTCATAGATACATCAACGAATACCCCCACGTCCTGGGTCTGGTCTTTCGGCGATGGTGGTACATCTGCGGATCAGAATCCCTCGCATGCCTATACCACTGCCGGAACCTACACCGTGACCCTGACGGTAACCAATGCCGGGGGAAGCGATACCATAACCAAAACGGGTTACATCACGGCAGTCAAGTCAACACTCCCGCCAACGGCTGCGTTCGTATCGAATATCACGTCGGGAACCGTATCGCTCGCCGTCCAGTTCGTGGATGCTTCGACATACTCCCCTGCGGGCTGGGCCTGG encodes:
- a CDS encoding ABC transporter permease, which translates into the protein MKDIFFDLSVRSVRLNYLRSILASIGIVIGVIAISTMGMLGTNMQLQTKDQLSAGANTIVITPDAVRMGPPGSSSSSSSASSVITKAQLSKIKVAAGANASNVVPVYSTNTEFTLSSTPGRGTIYGINPDQITAFLTIEDGTNIEGVNDALVGSTIASNFNLKLGSKIKIGSAKTGRSEVKIVGILKERGQAADSVRTDNAIVVSDDWYVKEYGGENEYPQVNVIVKDVDTITGTEQVIDAKLNTNEKTPVVRVSDASTMLSSITSTLSTMTTFILAIGGISLLVAATSIFNVMMMSVTERVQEIGILLSIGTETGEVRRMFLYEAFILGILGAVIGGVGSLIIGYSVVSYMIGTTEYFFLPDSILYVPAGMLIGIIVCVVSGLYPAWRASNMDPIDALRSE
- a CDS encoding ABC transporter ATP-binding protein, producing MTDTPLIRLADVSKVYHLEAGDFTALDHVSLDIMDNDFVAIMGPSGSGKSTMMNQLGILDVPTSGELLIDGRNVANLTSLERTHMRRDIIGYIFQKFYLIPLLSAYENVEYPLILKYKKRDTTGKATALLEAVGIDREMSAHRPTQLSGGQQQRVAVARALVNDPKILLCDEPTGNLDRKTGTQIMDILCGLHKEGKTVIIVTHDPKIAEYAHRTIRLEDGRIAES